Proteins found in one Fusarium keratoplasticum isolate Fu6.1 chromosome 12, whole genome shotgun sequence genomic segment:
- a CDS encoding Protein kinase domain-containing protein, whose translation MSKDTPGRPKRSVPFNNINDINKAKPATGGNLSQSPTPSTNPIEALGQDLRDFMIRSSEKGRDYDFLPRDALERLLSAERTTEVLARALALGSQSQTEAINMHNSAHKVNTSDLSKRMELVAILILIGKLETILDFIAEGIDDNNLPFELERGAAQRRTLHKRDSNGQLKSVNLSSSWDNKDLEAFEAQQWKIHVPVFSEVGNSAGTPPHWDLGTRTVLPYRSSTSIGRGGFSAVSRVELHPGHYNGVKDMAKCYAVKTLVDPTEDAFREEVSSLRRFSHKEHPHLIKLLWTFSRGPDYHLVFPCAKGNLMDFWKENAQPHARNHDHGTALWVARQCLGIAEGLCMIHQDTRRASSGGTNKRHGRHGDLKPENILWFDSDDNQRKGYKHGVLTISDFGLADFHDTNSKSGINPRLNNVGVSPTYRAPEYDVHEKIAQNYDIWSLACVLLEFLIWYLKGWDEVQKFSKARTAEHNNPFFPEDTFFNYLQIGGGRNGPPQPAAEAKRSVYKAFRDLYEDESASDFSNDLVELVEKKLLRLNPKDRASCTEIYDAFKKIYDDCEADSNYCLQMLKKPPGRKETSLSVLGPVAVDIPKEGESSLPGHSMSSDYTSPGFSLARRTSVPAIQGKPNTAAVYHSPPGVHAPGSLPNSQPIPKRGFHGAGDYVAPATWTKSISDSPEDLGRKLQAGSSQQQAPGQKTSGFRTPRMSSDSADGDHSVSDLSLGSRDEDERSQLSERENLINPSHERDWLEEDTNSKTDVLQRRGGKVARVLRQVYDGLWMMMNCNM comes from the exons ATGTCGAAAGATACTCCAGGTAGGCCGAAGCGCAGTGTCCCattcaacaacatcaacgacatcaacaaggccaaacCTGCTACTGGCGGAAACCTTTCACAATCTCCCACACCATCAACAAACCCCATTGAGGCACTGGGGCAAGATCTTCGCGACTTCATGATCCGTAGTAGCGAGAAAGGTCGTGATTATGACTTCTTACCTCGGGATGCGCTGGAAAGACTCCTTAGTGCGGAGAGAACTACCGAGGTGCTTGCAAGGGCTCTCGCTCTCGGCTCTCAATCCCAGACAGAAGCAATCAACATGCACAACTCGGCACACAAGGTGAACACAAGCGACCTTTCCAAAAGAATGGAACTTGTCGCCATCTTGATCCTCATCGGAAAGCTCGAAACAATCCTAGACTTCATAGCAGAAGGTATTGATGACAATAACCTTCCCTTTGAGCTAGAGCGAGGTGCCGCGCAAAGGAGGACATTGCACAAGAGGGACTCGAATGGCCAATTGAAGTCGGTCAATCTATCCTCATCATGGGATaacaaagaccttgaggCCTTCGAGGCCCAGCAATGGAAGATTCATGTTCCTGTCTTCAGCGAGGTCGGGAACAGCGCAGGGACACCTCCGCATTGGGATCTTGGTACAAGAACCGTCCTGCCTTACCGATCTAGCACTTCTATCGGGAGAGGTGGGTTCAGCGCTGTTAGCAGAGTTGAGCTACACCCCGGCCACTATAACGGCGTCAAA GACATGGCCAAGTGCTATGCCGTGAAGACCTTGGTCGACCCAACTGAAGACGCGTTTCGGGAGGAGGTTTCCAGCCTTCGGAGGTTCAGCCACAAAGAGCATCCCCACCTTATCAAGCTTCTTTGGACCTTCTCACGAGGCCCAGACTATCATCTCGTGTTTCCTTGTGCGAAGGGAAACTTGATGGACTTTTGGAAGGAAAATGCACAACCCCATGCTAGAAACCACGACCACGGCACAGCCCTGTGGGTTGCGAGGCAGTGCCTCGGAATCGCTGAGGGTCTCTGCATGATCCACCAAGACACCCGCCGCGCATCATCGGGAGGGACAAACAAACGCCATGGCCGGCATGGCGATCTCAAGCCAGAGAACATTCTATGGTTTGACAGCGATGACAACCAGAGAAAGGGCTATAAGCACGGAGTATTGACGATATCGGATTTTGGCCTCGCCGACTTTCATGACACGAATTCCAAATCTGGCATCAATCCTCGTCTGAACAACGTGGGAGTGTCACCAACGTATCGAGCTCCAGAGTACGATGTGCATGAGAAGATTGCGCAGAACTACGACATCTGGTCTCTGGCTTGCGTTCTTCTTGAGTTTCTCATATGGTATCTGAAGGGCTGGGACGAGGTCCAGAAGTTCTCGAAAGCAAGGACAGCGGAACACAATAATCCATTTTTTCCCGAGGACACATTCTTCAACTATTTACAAATAGGTGGTGGAAGAAATGGGCCCCCACAACCGGCCGCGGAGGCAAAGCGGTCCGTTTACAAG GCGTTCCGAGACCTTTACGAAGATGAAAGCGCGTCCGACTTTTCAAATGACTTGGTGGAActtgtcgagaagaagctacTCCGGCTTAACCCGAAGGACAGAGCGAGTTGTACTGAAATTTACGACGCCTTCAAAAAGATCTACGACGACTGCGAAGCAGACAGTAACTATTGCCTTCAGATGCTCAAGAAGCCTCCCGGACGGAAGGAGACCAGTCTGTCTGTGTTGGGGCCTGTAGCGGTTGACATACCAAAGGAGGGAGAGTCATCTCTTCCCGGGCACAGCATGTCATCCGACTACACTTCACCCGGATTTTCACTGGCCCGGCGTACCTCTGTTCCAGCAATTCAAGGAAAGCCAAATACAGCAGCAGTATATCATTCTCCACCCGGAGTCCATGCGCCAGGTTCCCTCCCCAATTCGCAACCCATCCCGAAGCGTGGTTTTCATGGCGCAGGTGATTACGTGGCCCCTGCAACTTGGACAAAATCTATATCAGACTCACCCGAGGACTTGGGAAGAAAGCTCCAGGCAGGCTCAAGTCAACAGCAAGCGCCAGGCCAAAAGACAAGCGGCTTCCGTACCCCTCGCATGTCCAGTGACTCGGCGGATGGAGATCACAGTGTCAGTGATCTGAGTCTTGGGAGCAGggacgaagatgagagaAGCCAACTATCAGAGCGTGAGAATCTCATTAATCCAAGTCACGAGCGTGATTGGCTTGAAGAGGATACAAACAGTAAAACGGATGTTTTGCAGCGAAGAGGTGGAAAAGTGGCAAGGGTTTTAAGACAAGTTTATGACGGACtttggatgatgatgaattgCAACATGTAG
- a CDS encoding HET domain-containing protein, whose translation MTSYTYKPVTTSQIRLVTVTQPVQDGPLEASLEHVELNPEDPIKYTALSYCWGDPSNLVKLPCDEGVLSITPSLYEALGEIIKFSPHKALWIDQICINQDDLEEKAEQVSKMNMIYDKAETVLAWLGPAIASTPLAFDFVKKVGDIALPKATDMFRWDAYADDGEHEKTKLERVEKFTQEQSLELGIPFDDETSWDAFSEFFDRPWFQRMWTVQEIIQARKAIVVCGPYSLPWEHLSAAARWFCHKAKAIHDRNSRKVDGMCLVTQMVAIPWRSKSGSEYMPQLFGQKTRPTCKWALRDLLERLRPRQATDPRDKVFALVGISEEDRRFWGDKGVRIDYSLSVEEVYAQATEEIIKSEFMDGLDTIWSARQRSEVPGWPSWVPDWRNETGYGCTWGIGQPFKATEGDKGKHTFIPTEEPLTLAVQGKIIGRVTYRSQYRHFGELFQNSRLREVYNDCMDRLKSYPTGEEVETAFGLTLIGGLPLTKTLQRKNITTETYTEKYMSFYDVTQMSRETPEQDAARNEILQTFYKLGFDLSWIQEVMDAYCERRFFVTDSGHMGLGHHEMLEGDLIVAVVGLRWPCVLRPKSENHDEGFEFIGEAYCHGLMNGEAIQELPKDEEDQHIGQLMLLK comes from the exons ATGACTTCTTACACTTACAAACCGGTGACTACGTCCCAGATCCGCCTCGTCACCGTCACTCAGCCTGTCCAAGACGGTCCACTCGAGGCGAGCCTTGAGCATGTCGAGCTGAACCCCGAGGACCCTATCAAATACACGGCGCTTTCGTATTGCTGGGGAGATCCTAGCAATCTGGTCAAATTACCGTGCGATGAAGGAGTTCTCAGCATCACTCCCTCGTTGTATGAGGCGCTTGGCgagatcatcaagttcaGCCCCCACAAGGCCTTGTGGATTGATCAAATATGCATCAATCAAGATGACTTGGAAGAAAAGGCGGAGCAAGTCTCCAAAATGAACATGATTTATGACA AGGCCGAAACAGTCCTTGCATGGCTGGGACCAGCTATTGCGTCCACTCCTTTGGCCTTTGACTTTGTCAAAAAAGTGGGCGACATTGCCCTCCCCAAGGCTACAGACATGTTTCGATGGGACGCATACGCCGACGACGGAGAGCACGAGAAGACAAAGCTTGAGCGAGTGGAGAAGTTCACCCAAGAACAGTCTCTCGAGTTGGGCATCCCTTTCGACGATGAGACCTCATGGGACGCCTTTTCTGAATTCTTTGACCGACCCTGGTTCCAACGCATGTGGACTGTACAAGAAATCATCCAAGCTCGCAAAGCCATTGTCGTCTGTGGACCGTACAGCCTTCCTTGGGAGCACCTCAGCGCAGCAGCTAGGTGGTTCTGCCacaaagccaaagccatcCACGATAGGAACAGCCGCAAGGTGGATGGCATGTGCCTCGTCACCCAGATGGTTGCAATCCCATGGCGTTCCAAATCGGGCAGTGAATACATGCCTCAGCTCTTTGGCCAGAAGACGCGGCCTACATGCAAATGGGCGTTACGGGATCTTCTTGAACGTCTGCGACCTCGTCAAGCCACGGATCCTCGAGACAAAGTATTTGCCCTAGTTGGTATTAGTGAAGAGGATCGCCGCTTCTGGGGCGACAAGGGCGTGCGCATTGACTACTCACTCTCTGTCGAAGAGGTTTATGCCCAGGCAACCGAGGAGATCATCAAGTCAGAGTTCATGGATGGTCTGGACACCATATGGTCTGCCCGACAGCGGAGTGAAGTACCAGGATGGCCAAGCTGGGTCCCCGATTGGAGAAATGAGACTGGTTATGGCTGTACTTGGGGAATCGGTCAACCGTTCAAGGCAACCGAGGGTGACAAGGGCAAACACACCTTTATTCCCACAGAGGAACCCCTAACTCTGGCGGTTCAGGGGAAAATCATAGGCCGCGTCACATACAGAAGCCAGTACCGCCATTTCGGAGAGCTTTTCCAAAACAGTCGACTTCGAGAGGTGTACAACGATTGTATGGACCGGCTCAAGTCATATCCAACTGGAGAGGAAGTCGAAACAGCATTCGGCCTTACGCTCATTGGTGGTCTCCCATTGACCAAGACGTTGCAGCGCAAGAACATCACAACGGAGACGTACACGGAAAAGTACATGAGCTTTTACGACGTGACGCAAATGTCAAGGGAGACGCCGGAACAGGATGCTGCCCGCAACGAAATATTACAAACATTCTACAAGCTCGGGTTCGACTTGAGCTGGATTCAAGAAGTCATGGACGCTTACTGTGAGCGAAGATTCTTTGTCACTGACAGCGGCCACATGGGACTAGGTCATCACGAAATGTTGGAAGGGGATCTGATTGTGGCTGTTGTTGGTCTTAGGTGGCCTTGCGTGCTAAGGCCGAAGAGTGAGAACCATGATGAAGGTTTCGAGTTCATCGG GGAGGCGTATTGCCATGGTTTGATGAATGGAGAAGCGATTCAAGAGCTCCCCAAGGACGAAGAGGACCAGCACATTGGGCAGCTTATGCTTCTCAAGTAA
- a CDS encoding Kynurenine formamidase has translation MSTTMNINNEDAKWQLAEVSSPHLLNPVSVYVAKNIPYTSNPNRFQNVTIYAPRFIKSLVGIGEAITTLPSISSASKGPQWLVHIHGGAWRDPFLDSSSIEAAVAHAFSSDDSDVPISAIVSISYTLSPFPTHPTLPYDPKKGDVLQAFTLLCSLGLEDDSYILSGHSAGACLAFQAALFDAQHWGPEFEDIPPLPRPAAVLGLNGLYDIPDLVSGLGDSHQHLQEVYKILLVQAFGEDQTTWPAASPARFDVKTLNKRDEEERVARLVLLDQSPEDQLVPIAQADKMERHLKEVQGIKVVRGHRCQGRHAAPWEEGYMIWQSVLDVLGMLDSEG, from the exons ATGTCGACTACCATGAATATCAATAACGAGGACGCAAAGTGGCAGCTTGCTGAAGTTTCCAgccctcatcttctcaaTCCTGTTTCTGTCTATGTTGCCAAGAACATCCCGTATACCTCAAATCCAAACCGCTTCCAAAACGTCACCATCTATGCTCCACGCTTTATCAAGTCCTTAGTCGGCATTGGCGAAGCCATCACGACTCTCCCTTCCATATCTTCCGCTTCCAAGGGTCCCCAATGGCTCGTCCATATTCATGGCGGCGCCTGGAGAGATCCTTTCCTGGACTCCTCATCCATCGAAGCAGCAGTGGCTCATGCGTTTTCATCTGACGATTCGGATGTGCCTATCTCAGCAATTGTCTCCATCAGCTATACCCTCTCCCCGTTTCCTACGCATCCCACTTTGCCTTATGATCCTAAGAAGGG GGATGTTCTTCAAGCTTTCACTCTACTTTGCTCACTCGGACTGGAAGATGACTCGTACATTTTATCGGGCCATAGCGCTGGTGCTTGCCTTGCATTCCAGGCGGCTTTGTTTGACGCGCAACACTGGGGTCCCGAGTTCGAAGACATACCTCCGCTCCCACGTCCTGCGGCCGTACTTGGCTTGAACGGTCTATACGACATCCCAGATCTTGTCAGTGGTCTGGGCGACTCGCACCAACATCTTCAGGAAGTCTACAAGATTCTACTAGTACAGGCTTTTGGAGAGGACCAAACTACATGGCCAGCGGCAAGTCCGGCAAGGTTCGATGTCAAGACGCTGAATAAAAgggatgaggaagagagggtTGCCCGTctcgttctccttgatcaaaGTCCCGAGGATCAACTGGTGCCGATCGCCCAAGCAGACAAGATGGAGCGGCATTTGAAGGAAGTCCAAGGAATCAAAGTGGTCAGAGGCCACCGCTGCCAAGGCAGACATGCTGCTCCTTGGGAAGAGGGTTACATGATTTGGCAGAGCGTTCTAGATGTCCTGGGCATGCTAGACAGTGAGGGCTGA